One Desulfurella amilsii genomic region harbors:
- a CDS encoding PH domain-containing protein, with the protein MERVDGNLMPNEQVLYKTRKHWVCVMKSLIVTLAISLPFILPFVFNVPVDKIAGLTVAFTLASIIGLVFMLVYACIFTKVLVTNKRIIGVIDMFVKKFHFEILLSQITSTEIKQNFLGKLFNYGSVTVYTSNGKDSFTVIKPFEFQNRIENRG; encoded by the coding sequence ATGGAAAGAGTTGACGGCAATTTAATGCCAAACGAACAAGTCCTATATAAAACCAGAAAGCATTGGGTTTGCGTTATGAAAAGCTTAATTGTAACATTAGCTATATCTTTGCCTTTTATATTGCCTTTTGTTTTCAATGTGCCTGTTGACAAAATAGCAGGGCTAACTGTTGCATTTACGCTTGCATCTATTATAGGACTTGTTTTTATGCTGGTTTATGCCTGTATTTTTACAAAAGTGCTTGTAACCAACAAAAGAATAATAGGCGTCATAGATATGTTTGTAAAAAAATTTCATTTTGAAATTTTGTTATCTCAAATTACAAGCACAGAAATAAAACAGAATTTTTTAGGCAAACTGTTTAATTATGGTTCGGTTACTGTTTATACAAGCAACGGTAAAGACTCTTTTACAGTAATAAAACCTTTTGAGTTTCAAAACAGAATAGAAAACAGAGGG